GATGAATAGAGAGTGACCGGCCTCGGATGATAGCCGGAGCCTTGTTGTTCCTGGAAGAGCATCATCTTCTACCAGGGTTCGCGGGCGCCGTATCCTTGTCCCTCAAGCGGTATACAGACCAGACTGACTGGTGAACATATCTGTCTGTACTATCCAGTAGTATTTGACCCTGGTTCACGGAAACGGTAAACTCGGTTCAAAAAAGCAACGAGACAGGGAGCGAGCTATGAGGACACTTGAGCGTCCGGTTCTGCAGTACCGATGGCAGGTCAAAGAAACGAAGACGGGGCCGCAGCTTGTCTATTTCGGGTTGCGCAATCCGCCGCATCACACGCAGGCTATCATCCCCTTACCCCCTCAACTGGCGGATCGCCTGCGATCCCTCGACGGCCGGACTGCCGCGAAGGACCTGCCGTCAGATCTTACGGATCATGAAATGTACACCCGGTTGGTCGCGGAAGGCATTATAGTGGATGCGCGCGAGGTCCGTCAACCGTCCACCAGGGACAACTTCCGGCAGTGCGTCCGCTGCGTCACCAACGACTACGTTCTGCCCGGCCTGGAATTCGACGAAAAGGGGTTGTGCGCATTGTGCCAGTGTTACGAACTGGCAGAAAGGTCGGGACAGGGCGTGGCACTGCAGGAGGGCATCACGGACGAGGACCTCATCCGGATATCCTCGGAGAACACCGGTTCACGCTTCGACGCCATGGTCCTGTACACCGGCGGCAAGGACTCCACGTACCTGCTCTGGTACCTGGCCAAGAGACTCAAGCTTCGTGTCCTCGTCGCCTCCTGGAACATGCCCTACACAAACGACACATGCAGGGAGAATATGGTCCGGGCCATGCGGTTGCTTCCCGATGTGGAATTCGTCGACCGCACCTTGCCCTCACGCATGGTCCGGCAGGCCATGCGTGACCAGTTCGAGCGTGTCGGCTGGCCCTGCCTTTGCCCGACGGTGGCCCATGCGCTTTTCTACCCCCTTGCGGTGCAGGAGAACATTCCATTGATCATGCACGGGGTCGAAGAGGTGCAGATGGCGGTCATGAACTACGTGATGACCGAGATCAGGACGGGACAGGCCCGCACGGAACGGGTCTTAGACCATCGGGCCGACACATTGAACTTCCTGCGGATGGTCGCGAGGGTCTCTGAACCCCCGCAGCCTTATTCCTTGACCGCCGACCTCACGCGGCACATGTCTTCCGTCAGCGAACTTCTGGCCCCTGTTTACAAACCCCTCAACGACATTCTGACCATGGCGGAGGGCGATCCGGGCATGCCGATCCCCATTCTCCACCGCCTGAAGTCCAACACCGCCTATGGCTCGTGGGCAAAGGCCGTCGAGCTTATCAAGCAGCAAATGGACTGGCGCATGCCGCCGGGACAGAAAGGGTTGCTGCACACCAGTTGCCGCCTTGAAAAGGTCAAAGACCATTGCCAGTTCAAGCGCTTCCAGAGCGCGAGGAGCACATTCCTGCCCCAGGCCATCGTCGAACTCGGCGCGGGCGTCTATTTCGGACTTCTTTCCCGGGAAGATGCCTTGGAGGAACTGCAGGAAGCGGGATATTACAATGAACCTCAGGTACTGTCCGAACTGACCCGCGATCTCGGCATCGATCCCGGTGGGGGGCGGGCGCCGGGTGAAATGTCATGGACCCTGGGGAATTGCACCGGGTGTTCCACGTAAAAGGAACAAGGGCAGAGGGATTCCGAAAGAATGAACGAGACCATTTTTGAGATCAGACGGATAGGGGTGATACGTTCGAGGCTGTCAAGCCGGGAGGAGGCCCCCAATCAGGGAAGCGAAGGCGCGCCTGACGCGTGGATCGACGTGGACCCCGCCTTTACGGAGGGCCTTCAGGGTATCGCGGCGGGCAGCGACGTTATCGTGGTCACATGGTTTCACCTGTCCCGCCGTGATCTGTTGAAGGTGCATCCCCGAGGGGACCGCACCAGGCCCGTGACCGGGGTCTTCTCCACGCGCTCTCCCGACAGGCCAAACCCTCTTGGCCTTCATCGCGTCACAGTCATGGAGATCACCG
This genomic stretch from Syntrophorhabdus sp. harbors:
- the tsaA gene encoding tRNA (N6-threonylcarbamoyladenosine(37)-N6)-methyltransferase TrmO, which gives rise to MNETIFEIRRIGVIRSRLSSREEAPNQGSEGAPDAWIDVDPAFTEGLQGIAAGSDVIVVTWFHLSRRDLLKVHPRGDRTRPVTGVFSTRSPDRPNPLGLHRVTVMEITGNRVRVAPLEAIDGTPVVDIKPVLPQSADS